A region from the Desulfoglaeba alkanexedens ALDC genome encodes:
- the istB gene encoding IS21-like element helper ATPase IstB, with translation MELAGLLEKMKMEHLLSQIDSVCEQASKRDLSYKDFLAEALQAEWRGRHGKAVEARLKMARFPWVKTLEQFDFSFQPSIDRKVIRELSGLSFVDRAENVILLGPPGVGKTHLSISLGVKAVEAGYRVLFLTLESMLTRLTRARMENRVERQLQQFVYPRVLIIDEMGYLPMSRDEAGLFFRLLTRRYEKASLIITSNKSFVDWGEIFNDQVLATAILDRLLHHCTTLNIKGDSFRLKEKRKAGLVGAGPRTAFPTEQKASE, from the coding sequence ATGGAGCTAGCAGGCCTCCTTGAGAAGATGAAGATGGAGCACCTTCTCTCGCAGATCGATTCAGTCTGTGAGCAGGCATCAAAGAGGGATCTCTCCTATAAAGACTTCCTTGCGGAAGCCCTTCAGGCCGAATGGCGGGGCAGACACGGAAAGGCCGTTGAGGCCAGACTCAAGATGGCCCGATTCCCCTGGGTGAAAACTCTTGAGCAATTTGACTTCTCGTTTCAGCCAAGCATCGATCGCAAGGTGATCCGTGAACTCTCGGGACTCTCCTTCGTCGATAGGGCAGAGAATGTGATCCTCCTTGGCCCTCCGGGGGTGGGAAAGACACATCTTTCCATTTCGCTGGGAGTAAAAGCCGTAGAGGCCGGATACCGAGTCCTCTTCCTTACTCTCGAGTCGATGCTTACTCGGCTCACTCGAGCCAGGATGGAGAACCGGGTGGAGAGGCAACTCCAACAGTTTGTCTACCCAAGAGTGCTCATCATCGATGAGATGGGATACCTCCCGATGAGCCGAGATGAAGCAGGGCTTTTCTTCAGGCTTCTTACCAGAAGATACGAGAAGGCCTCTTTGATCATCACCTCCAACAAGAGCTTTGTTGACTGGGGGGAGATCTTCAATGATCAGGTGCTGGCCACAGCCATACTCGATAGGCTCCTTCACCACTGCACCACCCTCAACATCAAAGGGGATAGTTTCAGGCTCAAAGAAAAGAGAAAGGCAGGGCTTGTCGGAGCCGGTCCAAGAACCGCTTTTCCGACTGAACAAAAAGCATCCGAGTGA
- the istA gene encoding IS21 family transposase: MLKKEDWMEIRAQVEKGVYKKDIAESLGVHPKTISRALSRGGVPSGKRPGARVSKLDPFKPLIDQLLRDGVWNAMVILREIEQRGYTGGTTILREYISPRRPMRQSRATVRFETDPGVQMQNDWGELTTEVAEIPQKVYFSVNTLGFSRRLFFWCAPRNDAEHTYEGIIRAFEYFGGVVIEVLVDNQKATVIVHRIGESVRFNERFIDLAGHYGFTPRACRPRRARTKGKDERMVGYIKHNFFVRYRKFESFAQMNALAEKWLTEETDQRLHGTVKEIVAERFSREAPHLRPLPALRYDTSYLEHRCVHWDGFIDVLGNRYSVPSQLCGQTVRVRIGLDGTLRVYAEETLVAEHTLRSAAEGWGSVAAHHAQLWQEALQVERRDLSIYEEASRWS, translated from the coding sequence ATGCTCAAAAAGGAGGACTGGATGGAGATCAGAGCACAAGTTGAAAAGGGCGTCTACAAGAAGGACATCGCAGAAAGCCTGGGAGTGCATCCAAAAACCATAAGCCGTGCTCTTAGTCGAGGAGGAGTACCCTCGGGGAAAAGACCCGGTGCAAGGGTGAGCAAACTTGATCCCTTCAAACCCTTGATCGACCAGCTCCTGAGAGATGGAGTCTGGAATGCTATGGTGATCTTGCGTGAGATCGAACAGCGAGGCTACACGGGCGGGACCACCATCCTTCGGGAGTACATCAGCCCCAGAAGGCCCATGAGGCAAAGCCGGGCAACGGTACGGTTTGAAACAGATCCTGGAGTTCAGATGCAAAATGATTGGGGAGAGCTCACAACCGAAGTGGCTGAAATCCCACAGAAGGTCTACTTCAGTGTGAATACCCTCGGATTTTCCCGGCGTCTCTTCTTCTGGTGTGCCCCCAGGAATGATGCCGAGCACACCTACGAAGGGATCATCAGAGCCTTCGAGTACTTTGGAGGAGTAGTAATAGAGGTGCTCGTGGATAACCAGAAAGCAACGGTTATTGTCCACAGGATCGGGGAGAGTGTTCGCTTTAACGAACGATTTATAGATCTTGCCGGCCACTATGGCTTCACCCCCAGAGCCTGTCGCCCGAGAAGAGCAAGGACCAAGGGAAAAGATGAGCGGATGGTGGGCTATATCAAGCACAACTTCTTTGTGCGTTACCGCAAGTTCGAGAGCTTCGCCCAGATGAACGCTCTCGCTGAGAAGTGGCTCACAGAGGAAACCGATCAGAGGCTGCACGGAACAGTCAAGGAAATCGTAGCCGAACGATTCTCCCGTGAGGCTCCTCATCTTCGTCCCCTTCCTGCCCTGCGGTATGACACCTCTTATCTCGAGCACCGGTGTGTCCACTGGGATGGCTTCATCGATGTTTTGGGCAATAGATACAGTGTGCCCTCTCAGCTGTGTGGACAAACGGTCCGAGTGAGGATCGGGTTGGATGGAACCTTGAGAGTCTACGCCGAAGAGACCCTGGTGGCCGAACACACCCTTCGCAGTGCAGCCGAGGGATGGGGAAGCGTTGCAGCCCATCATGCCCAATTGTGGCAGGAGGCATTGCAGGTTGAGCGAAGGGATCTGTCGATCTACGAGGAGGCGAGCCGATGGAGCTAG
- a CDS encoding transposase, whose amino-acid sequence MKPSKDAPSSKIRLRKHLNADALVRAVRREFEKIPDPRKGRPQISFADAAMSAFAMFSLKDPSLLAFEKRWSARDHNLHALYHIEKIPADSTMREILDEVSPYVFRPGFGEIFSRLQRGKALAQMTVLDGRYILALDGTGYFSSEKVFSDACLRKTSRTGKTTYSLQMMGAALVHPDHKAVIPFPPEVIRREDGDTKNDCERNAAGRCIENLRTDHPHIKLIVTEDALSPNAPHIETLKRFDCRFVLGVKPGDHAFLFEKADEAIAEGRAVEFWHAAEDNPETLHYFRFINDLPLNKSHPDLRVNLLEYWQVTPKGLVRFSWVTDILIRRENAVTLMRIGRARWRIENETFNTLKNQGYHLEHNYGLGRKHLSAVFVTLMMLAFCVDQSLQLCCPLFQAVWRKLQTKRDLWERIRAMFWDFRLESIRMLHEALLYGYKTLTPIIAYNSS is encoded by the coding sequence ATGAAGCCCAGCAAAGACGCTCCTTCCTCCAAGATCCGACTTCGCAAGCATCTGAATGCAGATGCCCTGGTGAGGGCGGTGCGCCGTGAGTTCGAAAAGATCCCCGATCCCCGCAAAGGCAGGCCGCAGATCTCCTTTGCGGATGCGGCCATGAGCGCCTTCGCCATGTTTTCTTTGAAGGATCCCTCTCTTCTGGCCTTTGAGAAACGCTGGTCGGCTCGGGATCACAACCTGCACGCGCTCTACCACATCGAGAAGATCCCTGCCGACAGCACCATGCGGGAGATTCTCGATGAGGTTTCGCCCTATGTGTTCCGACCCGGCTTCGGCGAGATCTTCTCACGGCTTCAGCGCGGCAAGGCGCTGGCTCAGATGACCGTGCTGGACGGCCGCTACATCCTGGCCCTGGACGGCACGGGCTATTTTTCGTCGGAAAAGGTCTTTTCCGACGCCTGCCTTCGAAAAACCTCTCGCACCGGCAAGACCACCTATTCCCTGCAAATGATGGGAGCCGCCCTCGTCCACCCGGACCACAAGGCCGTGATCCCCTTTCCCCCCGAAGTGATCCGAAGAGAAGACGGTGACACCAAAAACGACTGCGAACGCAACGCCGCCGGCCGTTGTATCGAGAACCTGAGAACCGACCACCCCCATATCAAGCTCATCGTGACCGAAGATGCCCTCAGTCCCAACGCTCCCCACATTGAAACCCTCAAGCGCTTCGACTGCCGCTTCGTCCTTGGGGTTAAACCCGGCGATCACGCCTTCCTTTTCGAAAAGGCCGACGAGGCCATCGCGGAGGGCCGGGCTGTGGAGTTCTGGCACGCAGCGGAAGACAACCCCGAAACCCTCCATTACTTCCGCTTCATCAACGATCTTCCCCTCAACAAGTCCCATCCCGACCTTCGAGTGAACCTCCTCGAATACTGGCAGGTGACCCCCAAGGGGCTTGTCCGGTTTTCCTGGGTCACGGACATCCTCATCCGCCGGGAAAACGCCGTTACCTTGATGCGGATCGGCCGGGCACGCTGGCGCATCGAAAACGAAACCTTCAACACTTTGAAAAACCAGGGCTACCACCTCGAACACAACTACGGCCTGGGCCGAAAACACCTTAGCGCCGTCTTCGTCACCCTCATGATGTTGGCCTTCTGCGTGGACCAGAGCCTCCAACTGTGTTGCCCGCTGTTTCAGGCCGTATGGCGAAAGCTCCAAACCAAACGGGACCTATGGGAGAGGATCCGGGCCATGTTCTGGGACTTCCGCCTGGAGTCCATCCGGATGCTTCACGAGGCCCTTCTTTACGGATACAAAACGCTGACCCCGATCATCGCCTATAACAGCTCGTAG
- a CDS encoding ABC transporter permease → MPGGVAGAACRAACVKGSAKGLDGLGTAACRPKMAETTSPLNIPLILELTKRDFVERFAGSSLGAVWAFIWPLVNLVIYIVIFSQIMGARLPGHSNAYSYGVYLTAGLIPWTAFAGTLSRSSQVFLEKRNLISKIRLSLPALLLFVSLAESVTFAITMGFFFIFLLATGFPLNSHLILLPFIYFLQQMLAFGLGLLFATFMVFIRDLKEVVGILLQLWFWMTPIVYVKDILPEPVKTVMIYNPAYAFIESYQRLFVFQQFPEWMVLG, encoded by the coding sequence GTGCCGGGCGGCGTGGCGGGGGCGGCGTGCCGGGCGGCGTGCGTCAAAGGCAGCGCCAAGGGATTGGATGGACTCGGGACGGCGGCCTGCAGACCGAAAATGGCGGAAACGACTTCACCTCTCAATATCCCGCTCATACTGGAACTCACGAAACGCGATTTTGTGGAGCGCTTCGCCGGGTCGTCCCTGGGGGCCGTTTGGGCGTTCATTTGGCCGCTGGTCAACCTGGTGATCTATATTGTGATCTTCAGCCAAATCATGGGAGCACGGCTTCCCGGCCATTCGAACGCGTACTCGTACGGAGTGTACCTCACGGCGGGGCTCATTCCATGGACGGCTTTCGCCGGTACCTTGAGTCGATCCTCCCAGGTGTTCCTCGAAAAAAGAAACCTTATTTCCAAGATTCGCCTGTCACTCCCCGCGCTGCTGCTGTTCGTGAGTTTGGCCGAATCCGTGACTTTTGCCATCACCATGGGCTTTTTTTTCATCTTTCTATTGGCCACCGGCTTTCCATTGAACTCCCACCTCATCCTGCTGCCGTTCATTTATTTTCTCCAGCAGATGCTGGCCTTTGGGCTGGGGCTTCTTTTTGCCACCTTCATGGTTTTCATTCGTGATCTGAAAGAAGTTGTCGGCATTCTCCTCCAGCTCTGGTTCTGGATGACGCCGATCGTCTATGTCAAAGATATCCTTCCCGAACCCGTGAAAACCGTGATGATCTATAATCCCGCGTATGCGTTCATCGAAAGTTACCAGAGGCTCTTTGTTTTCCAGCAATTCCCGGAGTGGATGGTCCTTGGGTGA
- a CDS encoding glycosyl transferase: MSPPLVAGTAFMLALVVSAVLTPAVRRWAVKTGRMARPREDRWHARPTALFGGVAIWAAFLVAAGLAVGLRLEAGLGEHYGPLLLGASLMFAVGLADDLRDLSPQAKLVCQVVIAALLVFFGFKINWFTSYTLNTFLTVFWIVGITNAFNLLDNMDGLAAGIAVISAVFLAFIGVAAGGWGAVNGHFLILAAFTGAVLGFLVYNFQPASIFMGDCGSLFIGVVLAALTTRHELFQSRHLLAVLFVPVLVLCLPILDMGFVSVMRTLFGRSIAQGGRDHSSHRLVAIGLPERKAVLTLYLFSVLGGAVAAVGALYPVTFFAAGLGLFALFAVFFWLHLAQVRVYPQESRTIVERHPALTSFWVAFTYKKRVLEVLLDVGLVSFGYWLSYFLRFEGRDYVLAFPLFLKTLPVVLVASLSAYLVFGIYRGVWRYTSVADLLTYLKAVTSAVVLGIIAIVFLYRFQDFSRTVFVIFWGVSLFFLGGSRLSFRILSESLRRNAVANGRRVLIYGAGDKGELALREILNNPLLGMTPVGFIDDDERKHRKRIQGYKVFGGRDRLCDIATRYAVNELVVATDKLRPENLKAAGAVCRDLGLALKSLELSIR; the protein is encoded by the coding sequence ATGAGTCCACCGCTTGTGGCGGGAACGGCTTTCATGTTGGCCCTGGTGGTGTCCGCCGTTTTGACCCCGGCGGTTCGCCGCTGGGCGGTGAAGACGGGGAGGATGGCCCGCCCGCGCGAGGACCGCTGGCACGCGCGGCCCACCGCTCTTTTCGGTGGCGTCGCCATCTGGGCGGCGTTCCTGGTGGCGGCGGGGCTCGCTGTGGGGCTTCGGCTTGAAGCGGGCCTTGGGGAACACTACGGGCCGCTGCTTCTCGGCGCGTCGCTCATGTTCGCCGTGGGACTCGCCGACGATCTCCGGGACCTATCGCCCCAGGCCAAGCTGGTCTGCCAGGTCGTGATCGCGGCTCTTCTCGTCTTCTTCGGCTTCAAGATCAACTGGTTCACCTCGTATACGCTGAACACCTTCCTCACCGTCTTTTGGATCGTCGGTATCACCAACGCCTTCAACCTGCTGGACAACATGGACGGGCTCGCCGCCGGGATCGCGGTGATTTCCGCGGTGTTTCTGGCGTTCATCGGCGTTGCGGCCGGCGGCTGGGGGGCGGTGAACGGCCATTTCCTAATTCTGGCCGCCTTCACCGGGGCCGTCCTGGGGTTCCTGGTGTACAACTTCCAGCCGGCGTCCATCTTCATGGGCGACTGCGGAAGCCTCTTCATCGGGGTGGTGCTCGCGGCGCTGACCACGCGCCATGAGCTGTTCCAGTCGCGCCACCTGCTGGCGGTGCTTTTCGTCCCCGTGTTGGTGCTTTGCCTTCCGATCCTGGACATGGGGTTCGTTTCGGTGATGCGGACCCTTTTCGGCCGGTCCATCGCCCAGGGGGGCCGGGACCATTCCTCGCACCGGCTGGTGGCCATCGGGCTTCCGGAGCGCAAAGCGGTGCTCACGCTTTATCTCTTTTCGGTGCTCGGGGGGGCGGTGGCGGCCGTGGGAGCCTTGTATCCTGTAACCTTTTTCGCGGCCGGCCTGGGACTTTTTGCCCTGTTTGCCGTGTTCTTCTGGCTCCATCTCGCCCAGGTGAGGGTCTATCCCCAGGAAAGCCGCACCATCGTGGAACGGCACCCGGCGCTCACCTCCTTCTGGGTGGCCTTCACCTACAAAAAGCGTGTGCTGGAAGTGCTCCTGGACGTGGGGCTCGTTTCCTTCGGCTACTGGCTTTCGTATTTCCTCCGGTTCGAAGGCCGCGACTACGTGCTGGCTTTCCCGCTGTTTCTCAAGACCCTTCCCGTGGTGCTCGTGGCTTCGCTCAGTGCCTACCTGGTTTTCGGGATTTACCGTGGGGTCTGGCGCTACACCAGCGTCGCCGACCTCCTCACATACCTCAAGGCGGTTACCAGCGCTGTGGTGCTGGGGATCATCGCTATCGTATTTCTCTACCGGTTCCAGGACTTTTCGCGGACCGTCTTCGTGATCTTCTGGGGCGTCTCGCTCTTCTTTTTGGGCGGTTCGAGGCTTTCCTTCCGTATCCTTTCGGAGAGCCTCCGCAGGAACGCCGTCGCCAACGGCCGGAGGGTGCTCATCTACGGAGCGGGCGACAAAGGGGAACTGGCGCTGCGGGAGATCCTGAACAACCCGCTCCTCGGCATGACGCCGGTGGGGTTCATCGACGACGACGAACGCAAGCACCGAAAGCGCATCCAGGGGTACAAGGTCTTCGGCGGCCGGGATCGGCTCTGCGACATCGCGACCCGCTACGCGGTGAATGAACTGGTGGTGGCCACCGACAAGCTCCGCCCGGAAAACCTCAAAGCGGCCGGCGCCGTCTGCCGCGACCTGGGTCTCGCCTTGAAGTCCCTCGAGCTCTCCATCCGATAA
- a CDS encoding NAD-dependent epimerase/dehydratase family protein, whose translation MKVLITGGAGFIGSHLADTLLDAGHEVVVVDDLSTGSLRNVEQHQGNSRFRLWVDTILNEALLNDLIAECDQVYHMAAAVGVKLIMNRPVETLETNVKGTELVLRLCNRHKRKVLIASTSEVYGKMMDGNGGHPLAEDTDRLMGATTKRRWAYACSKTLDEFLALAYFEEKRLPVVIARLFNTVGPRQTGQYGMVIPNFVQKALLGKPIIVYGDGTQSRSFSHVSDVVEALVRLMDTPAAVGEVVNVGGTEEITIKELAQLVREMTGSASEIEFVPYERAYGPGFEDMRRRRPNIEKLKELTGFTPRVDLHGILRSVIDYHQR comes from the coding sequence ATGAAGGTGCTCATCACTGGAGGAGCCGGGTTTATCGGGTCTCACCTTGCGGACACGCTGCTCGATGCCGGTCATGAAGTCGTGGTCGTGGACGATCTCTCCACGGGAAGCCTCCGGAACGTGGAGCAGCACCAAGGCAATTCGCGTTTCAGGCTTTGGGTTGACACGATCTTGAACGAAGCGCTCTTGAACGATCTGATCGCCGAATGCGACCAGGTGTACCACATGGCGGCCGCCGTCGGGGTGAAGCTCATCATGAACCGCCCTGTGGAAACCTTGGAAACCAACGTCAAGGGGACGGAACTGGTGCTGCGCCTCTGCAACCGCCACAAGCGCAAGGTGCTCATCGCGTCCACGTCCGAAGTCTACGGAAAGATGATGGACGGCAACGGGGGTCATCCCCTGGCTGAAGACACCGACCGCCTCATGGGAGCCACCACCAAGCGGCGCTGGGCCTATGCCTGTTCCAAGACGCTGGACGAATTCCTGGCGCTGGCCTATTTCGAGGAAAAGAGGCTCCCGGTGGTGATCGCCCGCCTTTTCAACACGGTGGGGCCTCGGCAGACGGGTCAGTACGGCATGGTGATCCCGAACTTCGTTCAGAAGGCGCTCCTCGGGAAGCCAATCATCGTCTACGGCGACGGCACCCAGTCCCGCTCGTTTTCGCATGTTTCGGACGTGGTGGAAGCGCTGGTGAGGCTCATGGACACTCCGGCGGCGGTGGGTGAAGTGGTGAACGTGGGGGGTACCGAGGAGATCACCATCAAGGAACTGGCCCAGTTGGTGCGGGAGATGACGGGAAGCGCTTCGGAGATCGAGTTCGTCCCTTACGAGCGAGCTTACGGGCCGGGGTTCGAAGACATGCGCCGCCGCCGTCCCAACATCGAAAAGCTAAAGGAACTCACCGGGTTTACTCCCCGCGTGGATCTTCACGGCATCCTGAGAAGCGTCATCGATTACCACCAGCGTTGA
- a CDS encoding glycosyltransferase family 4 protein yields MDEPCAERRLLFVANVDWFFRIHFLPLALILSREGFDVTVAAEDTGQGKRIREAGLRFLRWPLSRTGTRAAAEFRSFLRIHRLYRSERPELVHHLGLKAVTYGSIAARFLGIPAVNMVTGLGSILGGAQGTSRLFLERLLPLALRHPASRLLVQNRNDRAFFVRRNWVEAEKVVDIGGVGVETERFAFRPEPEAPPVRVMFAGRMLWDKGVGEFVEAARRLGKPANRAVRFLLVGPADPDQPRSIRPDQLRAWEREGVVEWLGFREDMPDVLAGGHIVVLPSYYGEGLPKVLMEAASAGRAVVATDWPGCRDAVLPGETGLLVPPRDPEALARAVGYLVDHPDIRRSMGRRARRLALERFGVEQAAGRVKRVYELLLNLEPRMEGCHRLPAGKPEETP; encoded by the coding sequence ATGGACGAACCTTGTGCGGAAAGGCGTTTGCTGTTCGTCGCCAATGTGGACTGGTTCTTTCGCATCCATTTTCTTCCGCTGGCATTGATCTTGTCGCGGGAGGGATTCGATGTCACGGTGGCGGCGGAGGACACCGGCCAGGGAAAGCGGATTCGAGAAGCGGGGCTGAGGTTCCTGCGCTGGCCGCTTTCGAGAACCGGAACGCGGGCCGCTGCGGAATTCCGGTCGTTTCTCCGGATTCATCGGCTGTATCGGAGCGAGAGGCCCGAGCTGGTCCACCACCTGGGGCTCAAGGCCGTGACGTACGGTTCCATCGCGGCGAGGTTTCTGGGAATTCCGGCGGTCAACATGGTGACGGGCCTCGGGTCCATCCTGGGCGGTGCGCAGGGTACAAGCCGCCTGTTCCTCGAGCGCCTGCTGCCGCTGGCGCTCAGGCACCCCGCCAGCCGGCTTCTGGTGCAGAACCGGAACGACAGGGCGTTCTTCGTGAGGAGGAACTGGGTCGAGGCGGAAAAGGTCGTGGATATCGGCGGCGTCGGTGTGGAAACGGAACGTTTCGCCTTCCGGCCCGAACCGGAAGCGCCTCCCGTGCGGGTGATGTTCGCCGGGAGGATGCTCTGGGACAAGGGTGTGGGGGAATTCGTGGAAGCGGCCCGCCGACTCGGGAAGCCAGCGAACCGCGCGGTGCGGTTTCTCCTCGTGGGGCCGGCCGACCCGGATCAGCCGCGATCCATCCGGCCGGATCAGTTGCGGGCATGGGAGCGGGAAGGCGTGGTGGAATGGCTGGGATTTCGGGAGGATATGCCGGATGTGCTGGCGGGCGGCCACATCGTGGTGCTCCCGTCCTACTACGGTGAAGGGCTCCCTAAGGTCCTCATGGAAGCCGCGTCTGCGGGCCGGGCCGTGGTGGCCACGGACTGGCCGGGTTGTCGGGATGCCGTCCTGCCCGGGGAAACGGGCCTGCTGGTTCCGCCGAGAGACCCCGAGGCCCTGGCCCGGGCCGTAGGATACTTGGTGGATCATCCGGATATCCGCCGGTCCATGGGACGCCGGGCCCGGCGGCTGGCCTTGGAGCGGTTCGGGGTCGAACAGGCGGCCGGCCGAGTGAAACGGGTGTACGAACTTCTGTTGAACCTGGAACCGAGGATGGAAGGATGTCACAGACTTCCCGCCGGGAAGCCGGAGGAAACGCCATGA
- a CDS encoding glycosyltransferase family 2 protein, with product MVVKGDGTAVWGDARVAVLISTYNGADYIREQLESVFAQSHPAERVLVRDDGSRDETLEILAQFQRRHENLRVLRGGHAGVAASYFALLAEAGDSPDYFAFGDQDDVWRPSRIGDAVKALESVGGDAPRLYFSRVEYVDRRLRPLGRSPVPVHVGFRNALVENPAIGCTQVLDRGARELLLNRLPRSAWMHDWWTYLVISALGRVVYDRRPNVCYRLHGGNAVGGRRRFFPSLTARAGRLARRSDGIFLARRQAMEFLERFGDLLSRDERATATRFVESKADFRSRLEYALRMDLRRNDSVDQVLLRLLVLANWY from the coding sequence GTGGTGGTGAAAGGCGATGGGACCGCTGTTTGGGGAGACGCCCGGGTCGCCGTTCTGATTTCGACGTACAACGGAGCGGACTATATCCGCGAACAGCTGGAAAGCGTCTTCGCTCAGAGTCATCCCGCTGAACGGGTCCTGGTGAGGGACGATGGCTCTCGCGACGAAACGCTGGAGATTCTGGCCCAGTTCCAGCGGAGGCACGAGAATCTGCGGGTCCTTCGCGGCGGGCACGCGGGGGTGGCGGCAAGCTATTTCGCCCTGCTGGCAGAGGCGGGCGATTCCCCGGATTATTTCGCGTTCGGCGACCAGGACGATGTCTGGCGCCCTTCCAGGATCGGGGATGCCGTGAAGGCGCTGGAAAGCGTGGGGGGCGATGCTCCGCGGCTCTATTTTTCCCGGGTGGAATACGTGGATCGAAGGCTGCGACCCCTGGGGCGTTCTCCGGTGCCGGTTCACGTCGGCTTCAGAAACGCCCTGGTGGAAAATCCGGCCATCGGATGCACCCAGGTGCTGGACCGCGGAGCCCGGGAGCTGCTCTTGAACCGCCTTCCCCGGTCGGCCTGGATGCATGACTGGTGGACGTACCTGGTGATTTCGGCCTTGGGCCGGGTGGTCTATGACCGCCGACCGAACGTGTGCTATCGGCTGCACGGCGGTAACGCCGTCGGCGGCAGGCGGCGGTTTTTCCCAAGCTTGACGGCAAGAGCCGGGCGGCTCGCCCGGCGAAGCGACGGGATTTTCCTGGCGCGCCGCCAGGCGATGGAGTTCCTGGAGCGGTTCGGAGACCTCCTGTCGCGGGATGAGCGGGCGACGGCCACGCGCTTCGTCGAAAGCAAGGCCGACTTCCGCAGCCGCCTGGAGTATGCGCTTCGCATGGACCTTCGTCGAAATGATTCCGTGGACCAGGTGCTGCTGCGATTGCTTGTGCTCGCGAATTGGTATTGA
- a CDS encoding NAD-dependent epimerase/dehydratase family protein, whose product MRVAVTGATGAIGRSLLDHLAAASDWPLTGLTRSLPPCDLPCDPCGDRIRWIQGDLGSPSDCEALVREQDVIIHLAHTNVPLSSDRDMSSDTLLNLVPTLNLLKAVQAAGHRPHLVYASSGGAVYGRSADRVAFTEDHPCLPVNSYGIQKLAAEHYIRLCAERGYLTATVLRISNAYGWLLSPARNQGFIGIALYQALKGRPVRILGDMENVRDYIHIEDLCAAVRACLEPQRPYDLFNIGTGVGVSVKGVLDVIQGCLGRPLERVAEAHPAAAFLPDWCVLDVSKARRELGWSPAIDLREGVRKMLAARSTCGEPARMG is encoded by the coding sequence ATGCGGGTAGCCGTCACGGGAGCCACCGGGGCCATCGGCCGGTCGCTCCTCGATCACCTGGCTGCGGCTTCGGATTGGCCGCTCACCGGCCTTACCCGATCGCTTCCGCCCTGTGACCTTCCCTGCGATCCCTGCGGGGACAGAATCCGCTGGATCCAGGGCGATCTAGGGTCACCTTCCGACTGCGAAGCGCTGGTGCGGGAGCAGGACGTGATCATCCACCTGGCGCACACCAACGTGCCGCTCAGTTCCGACCGGGACATGTCCAGCGACACGCTGCTGAACCTGGTGCCCACCCTCAACCTGCTCAAGGCCGTGCAGGCGGCCGGGCACCGCCCGCACCTGGTCTACGCGAGCAGCGGCGGCGCCGTCTACGGGCGCTCGGCCGACCGCGTGGCGTTCACTGAAGACCATCCGTGCCTCCCGGTTAATTCCTATGGGATCCAGAAGCTGGCGGCGGAGCACTACATCCGCCTCTGCGCGGAACGGGGATACCTCACGGCCACGGTCCTCCGTATTTCCAACGCCTACGGCTGGCTGCTTTCGCCCGCGAGAAACCAAGGGTTCATCGGTATCGCCCTCTACCAGGCCTTGAAAGGCCGCCCCGTGCGGATCCTGGGCGACATGGAGAACGTCCGGGACTATATCCATATCGAGGACCTGTGCGCGGCCGTCCGGGCGTGCCTTGAACCGCAGCGCCCTTACGATCTTTTCAATATCGGAACGGGCGTGGGCGTTTCGGTGAAAGGGGTGCTCGACGTGATCCAGGGTTGCCTGGGGCGGCCCCTGGAGAGGGTGGCGGAAGCCCACCCCGCGGCCGCGTTTCTTCCGGACTGGTGCGTGCTCGACGTTTCGAAGGCGCGTCGCGAGCTGGGATGGAGCCCGGCCATCGATCTGCGCGAAGGTGTGCGAAAGATGCTCGCCGCCCGCTCGACGTGCGGCGAGCCGGCGCGGATGGGGTGA